From a region of the Methanobrevibacter sp. V74 genome:
- a CDS encoding NfeD family protein → MEIFIWIILAIVFFSLEMLTGSFILLWFGVSSLIAAILNYLHFDFYTQFGAFLIVSIILLAYTKKFSIKVTPETNKKTTAERLIGKEAKVIRKIDDENIIVKVSGEEWSAYAKNNVNIGDIVKVCGIESIKLIVE, encoded by the coding sequence ATGGAAATTTTTATTTGGATAATCTTAGCTATTGTATTTTTTTCATTGGAAATGCTCACAGGCAGTTTTATTTTATTGTGGTTTGGTGTAAGTTCTTTAATTGCGGCTATATTGAATTATTTGCATTTTGATTTTTATACTCAATTTGGAGCTTTTTTAATTGTGTCAATAATTTTACTAGCTTATACTAAAAAATTCTCAATTAAAGTTACACCTGAAACTAATAAAAAGACAACCGCTGAGCGATTAATAGGAAAAGAAGCTAAAGTTATCCGTAAAATTGATGATGAAAACATTATTGTAAAAGTAAGTGGAGAAGAATGGTCTGCTTATGCAAAAAATAATGTGAATATTGGAGATATTGTTAAAGTGTGCGGAATAGAAAGTATTAAACTAATTGTAGAATAG
- a CDS encoding paraslipin, giving the protein MLRPYEKGVVERLGKYNRTVSSGVVVLIPFFENLEKVDLREQVVDVPPQEVITKDNTVVVVDCVIFYEVVDAFNAKYNVVNFYQAITKLAQTNLRNIIGDLELDETLTSREMINAELRDVLDEATDKWGSKVV; this is encoded by the coding sequence ATTCTCAGACCCTATGAAAAAGGTGTTGTTGAAAGACTTGGAAAATATAATAGAACAGTTTCAAGTGGTGTGGTTGTATTAATTCCATTTTTTGAAAATTTAGAAAAGGTAGATTTAAGGGAACAAGTAGTTGATGTTCCTCCTCAGGAAGTAATTACAAAGGACAATACAGTAGTTGTTGTTGATTGTGTAATTTTTTATGAAGTTGTAGATGCATTTAATGCCAAATATAATGTAGTTAATTTTTACCAAGCTATTACAAAACTTGCACAAACAAATTTAAGAAACATAATCGGAGATTTAGAACTCGATGAAACATTAACTTCCCGTGAAATGATTAATGCGGAATTACGTGATGTATTAGATGAAGCTACAGATAAATGGGGAAGTAAAGTAGTGTAG
- the surE gene encoding 5'/3'-nucleotidase SurE, with the protein MNILISNDDGIFAPGILAAKQAVEDIANVVVVAPDKNNSSVGRRLTLFKHLKINSCKLDDGSLAYSVSGSPADCVIVGSDYVMNEKPDLVITGINAGINISCDITSSGTVCAALEAVSLGIPAIATSLFIDPKTSYKKDMNGEWYVDYDFTLAKKVLHDLVLKIINDGFPKEVDLFNLNVPTNYESESVKITHLAPKMLNKNVIDNNDKEKAEIFNYPLEENQKNDDLIMITSGLVKEYDENSDGYALIVEKRPSLTPLNVNMTYQDLKDW; encoded by the coding sequence ATGAATATTTTAATATCTAATGATGATGGTATTTTCGCACCAGGGATACTGGCTGCAAAGCAAGCTGTTGAAGATATAGCCAATGTTGTGGTTGTAGCTCCCGATAAAAATAACAGCAGTGTCGGTCGTCGTCTAACATTATTTAAACATTTAAAAATTAATTCCTGCAAACTTGATGATGGTAGTTTGGCTTATTCTGTTTCAGGTAGTCCCGCTGATTGTGTTATTGTTGGTTCAGATTATGTAATGAACGAAAAGCCTGATTTGGTTATAACGGGAATTAATGCTGGAATTAATATAAGTTGCGATATTACTTCATCAGGTACAGTTTGCGCTGCTTTAGAAGCAGTTAGTTTAGGCATTCCTGCAATTGCAACTTCATTATTCATAGATCCTAAAACATCATATAAGAAAGATATGAATGGTGAATGGTATGTGGATTATGATTTTACTTTAGCAAAGAAAGTTCTCCATGATTTAGTTTTAAAAATAATTAATGACGGATTTCCAAAAGAAGTTGATTTGTTTAACTTAAATGTGCCAACAAATTATGAATCGGAAAGTGTTAAAATTACACATTTAGCTCCTAAAATGCTTAATAAAAATGTTATAGATAATAATGATAAGGAAAAAGCGGAAATATTTAATTATCCATTGGAAGAGAATCAAAAAAACGACGATTTAATCATGATTACTTCTGGTCTTGTTAAAGAATATGATGAAAATAGTGATGGGTATGCATTAATAGTTGAAAAAAGACCAAGTTTGACTCCCCTTAATGTTAATATGACTTATCAAGATTTAAAAGATTGGTAA
- a CDS encoding MBL fold metallo-hydrolase, translating into MSIIDYFARNIVPKMYRGKGAFHPAATGVLDFGVKCIREYDVNIFFIQEDRHLIAIDAGYRNYSKIMEKCNRIGINPANVTELFLTHVDPDHAGGLDCRYDSPFKNAKIYLGKLEENYLTNTWHRKKIGPIGLKNPVKIQNNYRLLEDGESVMLDDLKITSLLVPGHTLGHSAYIINDNLLFTGDSLALNDTGGYCFFDIFNLDSDLNKKSLEILKERINDYDIKAVFTSHNGWTKNVQHAFAHIDTIPTLSKEYPFDKTAPYDCFENP; encoded by the coding sequence ATGAGCATAATTGATTACTTTGCCAGGAATATCGTGCCTAAAATGTATCGTGGAAAAGGTGCTTTCCATCCTGCAGCTACAGGCGTGCTTGATTTTGGTGTAAAATGTATTCGCGAATATGATGTTAATATTTTTTTTATTCAAGAAGACCGACATCTTATAGCTATTGATGCAGGTTATAGGAATTATAGTAAGATTATGGAGAAATGCAATAGGATAGGCATTAATCCTGCTAATGTAACAGAGTTGTTTTTGACACATGTTGATCCAGATCATGCCGGCGGTCTTGATTGTCGATACGATTCCCCATTTAAAAACGCAAAAATATATCTTGGAAAACTGGAGGAAAATTATCTTACAAATACTTGGCATCGCAAGAAAATAGGGCCAATCGGATTAAAAAACCCTGTTAAGATTCAAAATAATTATCGTCTTCTTGAAGATGGTGAATCTGTAATGCTTGATGATTTGAAAATTACATCGCTGCTGGTGCCAGGACATACTTTGGGACATAGCGCTTACATTATTAATGACAATCTTCTATTTACCGGAGACTCCCTTGCCCTTAACGATACTGGAGGATACTGCTTCTTTGACATTTTTAATCTAGACAGTGATTTAAACAAAAAATCCCTTGAAATTCTAAAAGAGCGAATTAATGACTATGATATAAAAGCTGTTTTTACCTCCCATAATGGATGGACAAAAAATGTACAGCATGCATTTGCCCATATAGATACCATACCTACCCTTTCAAAAGAATATCCTTTTGATAAGACCGCACCATATGATTGCTTTGAAAATCCATAA